ACAAAATATTCGCGAAGATGAATATCAGAGAAGCCATGCTCTTTCGCGTCGTCTCTTGTGCTGCAATAATGAACTTCTTTAACACCTGACCAAATGATAGCACCCATACACATTGGACACGGTTCACAGGTCGCATAAATTACGCAATCCGATAAGTCCATCGTGTCTAGCTTTTTGCAAGCTTCTCGGATAGCTACCATTTCCGCATGTGCAGAAGGATCCGTGTCTCTCATCATTGTATTGCTAACCGCTGCAATCACTTCATCGCCTCGAACAATCGTTGCACCAAACGGGCCTCCAAATTTCTTGTTCATACCCTCGATCGTTGCGTCTACCGCCAATTTCATGTAATCCATTTCAAAATTCCTCCTCTAGTTTAATTGGGATGATTTTAATGTTTTGCTAAAGATGGTGTATAGAACAAACGAAACAATTAAGCCACTAAAGAATGCAAAATCATTCATCCTAACTAGGAATGGGATACCCTTAAGAAATGCGCCTGACATAGGAAGGATGAAGCTGACTGCTAAAACAGCCATTGCAACTGGGTTGTAACCATTCTTATATTCACCATTGCTACCTGCTGGGACATAGATATGGTCAAGATCTAATACTCTTTTCCGATGAATAAAGAAGCTTGAAAGCATAATACCCGCAATTGGACCAAAGATAGACCCAATAAAGCTATAGAAGTAAAATAAGGTCGTCGTGCTTTCTACAAGCTTCCATGGCAAAATCAAAGTTCCAACAACGGCTGTTAAGACACCCGCAGTCTTTACAGTGAATTTTTTCGGGAAAAGAGATGACATTTGCAAGCCAGCTGGCAATAAGTTGGCAAATACTACGAAGGCGATTGCTCCTACATTTAGCGCTAGAATCAATACAACAACAGCGAAAGTGCTTTCAATTTTATCAATGGCATGAACGATATTGAAGATCGGCTCACCAAATGCAATTTCAGTACCCGCGATTAAAGCAACACAAGTAATGGCGAAAAGAATATAAGACAAGATAAACCCTACTGGTAAGCCAATCATAGCCGCTCTTGGTGATTTCGCACGATGCGTGAAGTCCGACATATTCACAACAGGGCCCGCCCAGTTAGATACTAATGCACTTACGCAAGCAATAAAGACTAGTGGACTTGAACTTGGGTTTGCTGGTACGTACTCTAAAATCGGGCCAAAACCTCCAGCAATCTTGATCGCCCAAACAGCAGCACCGATGATGAACACATATACTACTGGCGATGACCAGTTACCGAACTTTCCTAATGTTTTCATTCCGCCTAAGAACAACAGAACCGTTGCTGTCCAAAGAATTGCATAAGAGATCATTGTCGGGAACGCTAGCCCGAATAGTGTGAAGCCACCGCCTAAATCCATATAATTCGGAATAAATCTAGCAAATATAACATTTAATGATTCTGCACCTACAACGGTTGTGGTTCCAAAGAATACTAACCCAGCAACAAGTCCTCGTATTAATGCAGGTATAATGGCTCCCTTTACACCAAATGAATCACGAAGCAGCATCGCGAATGGCAGCCCATATTTGGAGGCAGAATACCCATTTAAAGCATAAAATGCGGAGACAATAATAGCTGAAAGCATAACGGCAAAGAGCACCTGTGTTGTATCCAGCCCTAGGACGAAGAAACCTGCTACTGTCATATACGACATAATGTTATGAACAGCGCCCATCCAGAGTGTTATATAGTTGGACATTCCCCAGTCTCTTTGCTCAGGCTTTTTGGGTAGTAATTCCTCACCGTAACCGTATGATTTGTACCTATCATAATTTTGTTCTAACTTTGCTTGATCCATATCTACACTTCCCCTCGCTTAAATTACTTCACGATATGAGTGCCTGCTTGTTCATTCATTGCATCCTTCAAGCTTTCCGGATTCGTAATAATAACTCGCGTTCCGCTTTTCTCTAAGAAGCTTAAACTCGCCTCAATTTTAGGCAGCATGCTTCCTGCTGGAAAGTGATTTTCTAGTACATATTGTTTGGTCTCATCAACCGTCATCTTGGATAGCTCCTGTTGATTCGGTTTACCATAGTTGATGCAAACTCTAGACACTCCAGTTGTAATAATTAATATCTCTGCATGAATTTGTTCTGCTAAAAGACTCGTAGCAAAATCCTTATCGATGACTGCATCGATACCTTTGTACGTGTTATCATCAGACTTCACGACTGCGATCCCTCCACCGCCTGCAGCGACAACGACAAAGCCCCCATCGATTAATGACTTAATCGCGTCTTTCTCCACAATATCTATAGGTCTTGGTGATGGAACTACTCTACGGTATCCTCTACCAGAGTCTTCTACAAAGCTCCATTCAGGATGCTCATTTTTCATTTCTTCAGCTTGTTCTTGGGAAAAGAAAGATCCCACTGGTTTCGTTGGACTCTTGAAATTAGGATCTTCAGAGCTTACTTCAACTTGCGTAATTACTGTAGCCACATTCTTATGGATTCCTCTAACTGCAAATTCATTAATTAGGGCTTGTTGAATTAAATAACCTATTCCACCTTGTGTATCAGCTCCACAATTCACTAGTGGAACAGGAGACATGCCGGCAATTTCATGTGCAATCTCAGATCTTCTTAGTCCAAACCCTACTTGTGGTCCATTACCATGTGTAACGACGACATTGTAGCCCTCTTGCACCATATCAACAATATTAACGACAACTTCTTTTACTGCTTCAGATTGGTCATGAATCGAATCCAGGCCATTTTCCTTGACCAATGCGTTCCCACCAATAGCAACAATCACAGTTTCTTTCATCTGGTGCCTCCTATGTTGCAATTCTTATGCGCTAGCCGAGTAACTCAAGAGATTGCTTTTTGTGTGAATGGTATAACGGATTAGTTGGATCATTCTTAATTGCGTTCTCAATAGCTTCAATAGCTTCTTTATGCTTACCAAGCGATCTTAGACTGTTCGCCTTATGGAAAGAGAAGTCATATCTATTCGGCTGAAGCGCCAGAAGCTTCTCCATCTCGACAATCGCTTCTTCATGTCGGCCAAGTTCTCTTAAATAATTGGATTTGTGGTAGCGATAGAACGTTTCATTAGGCGCTAGCTCGCAGGCTTTATCATATTCCTGAAGAGCTTCCTCTGGTTTTTTCCAAAGTCTTAAACAATTCGCTGTGTAGAAATAAAATTCTATATTAGCTGGGTCAATAGATAAACCGCTTTCATAGCATTGAAGTGCCTCTTCGTATCTCTTTAATTCTTGCAAGAAATAACCTTTATAATAGATGAAATCCAAGCTGTCAGCTTCCACTTCTAGCGCCTTGTTAATGACGGATATAGCTTCTTCATATTGATCGTTTTTAGCAAGAGCCTTTGCCTGCTTTATATATTCATTATTTTCTTGGAAGCTTTGTTCTAGAATCTTCATAACTTTATGCTGACCGTTCTCTTCGGCACGTTGTAGGGATGAGAGTCCATCTCGATCAGGCAAATGAACGTCCGCCCCCGCATGAACAAGCGCTTCAATAATGTCAGAATATAGTCGTCCACCATTCCCCAATATGACTGCTTCAAGCAGGGCTGACCACCCTAAGTTGTTGACATGATTCACTGGAACCCCAGCACCAATACACACTTCTACGGTTTTTAAGTAGCCCTTTTCGCTCGATGGTAACAGCGCTGTTCCTCCAAAACGATTAACGCTCTTCAAATCAGCTCCACCAGCAATCATAAGACGCAGGATTTCATAAAAGCCATTTGCTGCTGAGCAAATAAACGGTGAGAGTTGTGTAATATCTCTAGTGTTTACGTCACTTCCAGCTTCTATTAATCTTTTAGCAATCGCGATTTGATTGTTCTGAGTTGCCGCCATTAACGCTGTTCGCCCCGCAGCATCTTTATAATCAACACTGGCACCTTCGCTTAATAGTTTCTCAACATAAGCCAGTTCTCCCTGTTGGCTCGCTTCAATAAGTTTCGTATTCAAAGATAGATTATCCAAAATTGTTCACTCCCTCACAACCTAGCACGAGATGTTCGTCTAGTTCCAAATAAGAATGGCGGGCTAAGCAAGTTAGCCCTCTTCTATTTAATATTTTCACTTAATGCAAGTAATGCTTTCTCAAATGCTTCTATTGGAGGGTTAACGATACCTGCACCAATCATTCCAATTCCCGCATCTTTATGTGCAATCGCTGTATTAATAATCGGCATTATTCCTGTTTGAATGACTTTTTGAATATCAATACCTGTTGGAATCCCTATAAAGTCAAGCATTGGAATCGTCACGTTAGGATTTTCGGTGGTTGTGATTTCTGCCATTTTTGTGGTGTAGCTAATTGCGTCATCAACGGTACCACCCACAAGCGAAACAATGGCTGGTGCAGTTGCCATAGCGAATCCGCCAATTCCATAGGTCTCCGTAATCGCACTGTCACCAATATCAAGACCAGAATCCTCAGGTTTGTAACCAGCAAACATAGGACCAATTACTTGTTGTGCAGGGCCTGTAAACCACATGTTTCCAGCTATTCCACTCACACGAATACCGAATTCCACTCCGTTACGAGCCATTGTGGTAACAATTGTACTATTCTCAATGCCATGCGCAGCATCAAGGGCACATTTACATAGCGCCATCCATGTTGGACCTGAGAAATAGTCACTGCTGCTAACGAATTCAAATACTTCTTTTTTCTGTTCAACTGTAAAGTCGGTCTGGATAATATAAGGCGTTAGCGCTTGAATGAGCAGGGTTGTTCCAGCTACATTTCGGTTATGACACTCGTCACCCATATGAAGGGCTTGTGACAGCATTAAGCGCAAGTCAATGCCATTTGGATTCAGTTTCATCGCATCTCTTAAAATAGGGCCCAATACATCACGCATCCAAATCAGACGCTGGATAACACTCTCGTCATTGGCACCCATACGAAGGATTTTGGACATTTGCTCACTTAAATTTGTATATGCAATATTGCCATAAGTTTTATTCTCAACAATATGCATAAACATAGAAGCCGATGTTACACCAGCCATGGAACCTACACAGTTATGTTCATGACATGGCGAGAAAATAATTTCTCCGGACGCAGCTAGTTCAGCAGCCTCTTCAATATTGGAGGCAAGCCCTTCAAATACAATAGCCCCTGTTACCGCACCCTTCATCGGGCCATTCATTCGTTCCCAAGTGATTGGCGGGCCTGCATGTAAAATCGTATTTTTGGTCATACCAGGAACCACATTGATCGCTTGGTCAAAGCCAATCAGTACCGGTTGCGAGTTAATAATTCGCTCAACAGCCTCTTTATTAGCAGCTTCAATTTTATCTGTAACACTTGGATCTTCAAGCTTATCCAGCGCAGCAATTAATTCAGGATTCCCTCTGCCTGGCGGTGTCCAATCCAAGTGAGTTACATTCGCGTTTTGCTTTAACAAATCATCTCTAAAGTTCTCAATGCCTACATTAATGACATTTAGTTTATTCGTAAAAAGTTCATTGATTTTACTCATGACTATTCTCCTTTCACAACGAATTCTCTTGCTAGTAGACCTGCGTTCTGACTGCTGCTAGCATGTGTAGCACCAGAAGCTAACAATTTATTAATTTGACCCTCAATATTTTGACTATCTAGCTCGGTTCCAAGAATGTATCCAATAATCTCTAGATGTCTTCCTTCATCTTCAGCGGCTTGCTTCGCTTCGATAATCGCTGGAAGCATTGCGCCTACAGGATCCTCGTGTGCTCCGAAGCCTAGAACAAAGTCCATCACAATAACACCAACAGAAGGATCTTTTGCTTCTTGAATAAATCTTTCAATCCGAGTGGATGGATCTATCATTGGATGTGGCTTACCTTGTGTAAATTGGTCGTCTCCGAAATCAATAAAGGTATGATCTTGGCTTACTCTAACGTCTTTTAAGCGATATTCAGGATCTCTCTGAATGTTACTGTAGACATTATCGAATTTCTCCATAGCAATATGCATTGCTTCATCACAGAGCGTACCGCCACTAAATAGTCCACGGATATATTTTTGCTCAGGCTTTAGCTTCGCACGCACTTCTTCAATAAGCGGAAGATTTAACGCTCGTTTGTTAAGCTTGGATTCGTCTGCTCCAGCTAAAAGTACCGCTTTAAGTGCCGCTTCTTTTGACATTTTTGCAAAGTGACCGCCAGCATTGGTGACTTTTTCTTCATTCCCACCCACAAACCAAACCACAACTGGTTTTTTACTTTGTTTAATTTGTGCTAGCACTTTCTCTTCGACACTTGGTGCTGGTGGTTTAGATACAAGGACAATTACCTTTGTTGCATCGTCCTCTTCTAACGCTTTAATTCCAGCCAGCATCATAATGCCGCCAACCTCTTCACTTAGATCTCTACCGCCCGTACCGATCAACTGTGTGATTCCACCGCCAAATTCATGAATACGAACCGTTACCTCTTGGCTACCTGTTCCTGATGCGCCAACGATCCCGATATTGCCTTTTCTCACGGCATTTGCAAAACACAAAGCGACATTACCAATAATCGCAGTACCACAGTCTGGCCCCATCATTAGCAAGCCTTTTTCTTGTGCTAAAGTCTTTAATTGAATTTCATCTTCAATACTTACATTGTCGCTAAATAGCATGACGTGAAGATTATTTTCAAGAGCTTTTCTTGCTTCTCTAGGAGCATAACTCCCATTTACGGCAATAATCGCTAAGTTAGCTTCAGGAGTACCGTTTACGGCTGATCCAATTGTTGAGTATTTAATCTCACTCTTTCCTTTAGAGGAATCTTTCTTCTTCGTTAATAATTCGTTAATGCTTTCGAAAGCATCCTCACATTGCTCTTCAGAGGCAGCCTTCACAATAATCACTAAATCACTTGTTTTGGCACTTTCTACTTCAGGTGTCATCAAGCCCACATTTCTAATGACCTCTTTATTCATTTCAGTACCCATTGCAATAATGGCTTGTTCTACGATTTCGATCTGATTCGCTTTTGTTGAGAGTGACATCAGAGATACGGAATCGATATACGTGTTTGGTTTTACTAAAACTTGAACAGTCATACTTTTACCTCCTATTTACATGTTCATTTCCAGCCCCGAAACAATTCCTAGAGCTATATCTGTACCCGAAGTGGAACCTATGGCCAGTACCCTATTTAAAGCCAATAGTAATTCCTCTTCGCTACCTCTAAATAATGCCTCCATGAGATCACTTATGGACTCTCTAACCTGACCAACCGCTGCTTTCTCTAATGCCATATAGCTGATGTCGTTTGTTAAAGTCTTTGCTTGTAAAATGACTTCTTCACAAAACGAACGGTATGAACAATATCGATCATTCCTGGTGCCCATAACGGTAAACAATCCTACCAAGAAATCATCGCCGGCTGGCGTTAGGCCTGGTCCAAGACCTATGAGTGAAGTTGCATGTGTGATTGCAGTAGACATTCGCTCGTTTCGCAATTC
This window of the Paenibacillus sp. FSL R10-2734 genome carries:
- a CDS encoding nucleoside deaminase, with protein sequence MDYMKLAVDATIEGMNKKFGGPFGATIVRGDEVIAAVSNTMMRDTDPSAHAEMVAIREACKKLDTMDLSDCVIYATCEPCPMCMGAIIWSGVKEVHYCSTRDDAKEHGFSDIHLREYFVGHDESVVNMIKVEAREDCDHLWTHFHELNKK
- a CDS encoding cytosine permease, encoding MDQAKLEQNYDRYKSYGYGEELLPKKPEQRDWGMSNYITLWMGAVHNIMSYMTVAGFFVLGLDTTQVLFAVMLSAIIVSAFYALNGYSASKYGLPFAMLLRDSFGVKGAIIPALIRGLVAGLVFFGTTTVVGAESLNVIFARFIPNYMDLGGGFTLFGLAFPTMISYAILWTATVLLFLGGMKTLGKFGNWSSPVVYVFIIGAAVWAIKIAGGFGPILEYVPANPSSSPLVFIACVSALVSNWAGPVVNMSDFTHRAKSPRAAMIGLPVGFILSYILFAITCVALIAGTEIAFGEPIFNIVHAIDKIESTFAVVVLILALNVGAIAFVVFANLLPAGLQMSSLFPKKFTVKTAGVLTAVVGTLILPWKLVESTTTLFYFYSFIGSIFGPIAGIMLSSFFIHRKRVLDLDHIYVPAGSNGEYKNGYNPVAMAVLAVSFILPMSGAFLKGIPFLVRMNDFAFFSGLIVSFVLYTIFSKTLKSSQLN
- the arcC gene encoding carbamate kinase — protein: MKETVIVAIGGNALVKENGLDSIHDQSEAVKEVVVNIVDMVQEGYNVVVTHGNGPQVGFGLRRSEIAHEIAGMSPVPLVNCGADTQGGIGYLIQQALINEFAVRGIHKNVATVITQVEVSSEDPNFKSPTKPVGSFFSQEQAEEMKNEHPEWSFVEDSGRGYRRVVPSPRPIDIVEKDAIKSLIDGGFVVVAAGGGGIAVVKSDDNTYKGIDAVIDKDFATSLLAEQIHAEILIITTGVSRVCINYGKPNQQELSKMTVDETKQYVLENHFPAGSMLPKIEASLSFLEKSGTRVIITNPESLKDAMNEQAGTHIVK
- a CDS encoding ankyrin repeat domain-containing protein; protein product: MNTKLIEASQQGELAYVEKLLSEGASVDYKDAAGRTALMAATQNNQIAIAKRLIEAGSDVNTRDITQLSPFICSAANGFYEILRLMIAGGADLKSVNRFGGTALLPSSEKGYLKTVEVCIGAGVPVNHVNNLGWSALLEAVILGNGGRLYSDIIEALVHAGADVHLPDRDGLSSLQRAEENGQHKVMKILEQSFQENNEYIKQAKALAKNDQYEEAISVINKALEVEADSLDFIYYKGYFLQELKRYEEALQCYESGLSIDPANIEFYFYTANCLRLWKKPEEALQEYDKACELAPNETFYRYHKSNYLRELGRHEEAIVEMEKLLALQPNRYDFSFHKANSLRSLGKHKEAIEAIENAIKNDPTNPLYHSHKKQSLELLG
- a CDS encoding DUF1116 domain-containing protein, with protein sequence MSKINELFTNKLNVINVGIENFRDDLLKQNANVTHLDWTPPGRGNPELIAALDKLEDPSVTDKIEAANKEAVERIINSQPVLIGFDQAINVVPGMTKNTILHAGPPITWERMNGPMKGAVTGAIVFEGLASNIEEAAELAASGEIIFSPCHEHNCVGSMAGVTSASMFMHIVENKTYGNIAYTNLSEQMSKILRMGANDESVIQRLIWMRDVLGPILRDAMKLNPNGIDLRLMLSQALHMGDECHNRNVAGTTLLIQALTPYIIQTDFTVEQKKEVFEFVSSSDYFSGPTWMALCKCALDAAHGIENSTIVTTMARNGVEFGIRVSGIAGNMWFTGPAQQVIGPMFAGYKPEDSGLDIGDSAITETYGIGGFAMATAPAIVSLVGGTVDDAISYTTKMAEITTTENPNVTIPMLDFIGIPTGIDIQKVIQTGIMPIINTAIAHKDAGIGMIGAGIVNPPIEAFEKALLALSENIK
- the fdrA gene encoding acyl-CoA synthetase FdrA, translating into MTVQVLVKPNTYIDSVSLMSLSTKANQIEIVEQAIIAMGTEMNKEVIRNVGLMTPEVESAKTSDLVIIVKAASEEQCEDAFESINELLTKKKDSSKGKSEIKYSTIGSAVNGTPEANLAIIAVNGSYAPREARKALENNLHVMLFSDNVSIEDEIQLKTLAQEKGLLMMGPDCGTAIIGNVALCFANAVRKGNIGIVGASGTGSQEVTVRIHEFGGGITQLIGTGGRDLSEEVGGIMMLAGIKALEEDDATKVIVLVSKPPAPSVEEKVLAQIKQSKKPVVVWFVGGNEEKVTNAGGHFAKMSKEAALKAVLLAGADESKLNKRALNLPLIEEVRAKLKPEQKYIRGLFSGGTLCDEAMHIAMEKFDNVYSNIQRDPEYRLKDVRVSQDHTFIDFGDDQFTQGKPHPMIDPSTRIERFIQEAKDPSVGVIVMDFVLGFGAHEDPVGAMLPAIIEAKQAAEDEGRHLEIIGYILGTELDSQNIEGQINKLLASGATHASSSQNAGLLAREFVVKGE